CCTCCACGACGGGTAAGATGTTCGCCGTCAAGGGCAACCTGCTGCCCGGCGAGATCGCCAAATAATTTACTGGATGTGTTATGGAAACGGGGATTTGGGATTCATGCATGACCTTACGGCGTAAGGAGGGAAAATTCTTGTACTGACTGTTAATATGTCCCTTGTGTTTATTCCAGTGACGAATAGAGTTACGGGATATGTTAGAGATGCTATCTACATGACTTGAATACTCGTTCCTATTCTACGTACTCGTAGTTTCTTGATTGAATCTGTGTAGCAGGGTATGTGTTGGAATATGCACGTGACGATACACTGGCACACTGACCAACGATAAACTTCATTTGTGTCGAGCTTTCTGGCTACCTATCAGATACGCCATCTTATACTCTATACCATGCAGCATCGGGACTCACGGTCCGACCTTGACCGTACCCTTCTATGTCACGTACCAGAAAGGACTGTTAAATAATCGACAGCTTAGGTTCCGGCTAAGAACACAGTGGTACTACCATACCTGCAATTATGCTTTCGCGTGAGGAAGTCTCGGTAACTCTATTGACCCCCACCTCCATCCATAAATGGCTGCTTCACCCAATTCCAAGATGAGATGGGGACAAAACTCTGAACACCAACATACAGAAACAATACCGGTATAGATAACGCAGTTGAGAAGGACACGAGGACGGGTAATGTTGGGGCCGGCATGATGGATATGATGGATAGGATGATGAACAAGATGGACGTGATGATGGACAAAATGGATGACATCACGCAAAAGATGGACAGGACGACGGACAGGATGATGGACAAGATAGACAAGCTGAACAACGCTTTCGAAAGGACGATGGACTGGCTTGGGGACGGGGTCACCGAGGAGGCGATGGGCGAGACGTACAAAAAAGGCAAGCGAGAGAATAAGATACAAGCGATGCCCATGATGCATGGCATATCTAGGACTGGTGCGCCCGCGAATTATATCGACGGCCAGGATGGGTCGGATGATacggatgaagatgagtCCCTCGACGACCCCCATGATATGATTACGCCACCGCTCTGCTAcatctgctcctgctggctCTATCTTACAGAACCCAATCCGCGGCTCACACCAGGGGTTTATGTGGGCGAGAGAAAGATGGCTGACAAACATTTCTGGCGCGATAATGCCTGGCCTCGATACTTTCGCATGAGCAAGCAATTCCCCATGGACAGGTCGTTTGACCTATTCTAACGAATACTTACAGTCCTAATACACCCGCAAAAAGATCTCTGCAAACTCTCCGGCACTGCATTCTTTGCCAACAACGATAGGGGATACCGAACACTCCGTGTTCCATGGGACGAGGATATGGGTATCATCTGTCCTGCTGAGGTTGATGACAAACTCCTTGCACAAGCCTTTGTTCAAGACACCCCGGAGAGCCCTCCCGAAGACAGACGTAGTGGGTTTATTGTGCATACTCGATGCTGGGATTTACTCCGAACTCACAATGTCTGGTCTCTTTCCGGGGGCGATTTGAGAATCATCCTAGATGCACTGCGGCGCAAAAGCGCGAGAGACTGGAAGGAGCCACCGCCTGGCGAGGAGCCTTTCTCCGAAAATTCCTGGCCTATGTTATCGGACTTTGGAGGTAGCATAGATATCCAGTCATTTATATGGGAAGTAAAGGGCTAACTATTGTTCTCGTACCAATGTTAGATCCCCTCGTTAGCAAACTCGTGGAGTCGTTGATCcgtcaagctcgtcgaaTGACACAAAAGAGGTTCAAGGTCATTCGGCACAAACAACGAACAAGAACACGGCTGAACCGGATTCCACCAGAAGTTCTCTCGAATATAGCGAATATTCTTCCAGCACCAGATGTCTCGGCTATTCAGAAGGCCATAGGAAGCTATCTGGGTGACGCATTTTGGCGTTCCCGAATATCTACCGAGCATTTTCACGAAATCAGGCCTCTGTTGGACGAGACGTTGGATTGGGAATTCTTGTGTTCTGAACTTGAGCGGCTAGGTGAATATTTCGAAGAAGATTTAGAGCAACACCGGTGGGCCTCTACTGATAAATTAGTTGGACGCAGGTGGGCGTTAAAACAGTTGGAAGAAATAGCGGCCTTTATTCCTTCTAAAGGTGATGGTTGAAATTCTGGCATTCAATTAGGTATCGAAACAAAAGccgaccatggccagggCTTACTTATCCAAGAATCATTACACAGTATCATTATAGTAGTTCCATGGCAATACATAACAGACTGATGGAAAGGAACAAGTTAGGGCAAGGCCTCCACGTGCAGGGATGGATGGGTATGACCTCATCGATTGATAACGATAAGATCATGACATCGATTCAGGTTCAACAGCTATTCCAGACTCTACATGGGCTCTCAGCATGATATCCTATTAAATTTCCTCCTTCGAGATCATGCTCAACTTATACAATGCAAAACAGCGCCCTTGATATTTGGATCGTAAGTCACAACGTCTCTATTAACCAACCCCATCCGTACGCTGTGGTACTCTGTATCCTGCCCTCCGCCTTTCCATCCTCACTCACATATTGAACTCTAAAGCTAACACGAAACCCACCACTAAACCAGTCTGGTGCCGTCGCAGTCGTGACAGTGGACTTTCTTGTCTACCCTTTTGATACTCTCAAAACCCGCATCCAATCGCCCAACTACAACACAGTCTACAAAGATGCCACCACGAATACAGTTAGGAAGAATGTACTGTTCCGCGGGTTATACCAGGGTGTATTCAGTGTCGTGCTGAGCACAATTCCTGCTTGTAAGTTTCTACCTCCAGCTTCCGCTCGATTTTGATTGTCCACGGAGTGGCCTGGTACTGATAAACGACCTTCTGGTACAGCCGGAGCATTTTTCACAACATACGAAAACGTAAAAGCGACGCTGAACGAAACGAAATCGAAGTCCAACTCTGCAACCCTCCAAGCAACCCCAGCGCCGATAATAAACGCCGTATCGTCATCTGCCGGTGAAATGGTATCATGCCTTCTCCTCACGCCCGCAGAAGTCATAAAACAGAATGCGCAGGTTATACATAATACCCCtggagggaaagggaagggGAAAGCCCACCCGGGTAATGTAACCCTTCAAGTTCTCTCCCGCTTCAGGCAGCACCCCTGGAAACTATGGAGTGGGTATTCCGCGCTCGTTGGGCGGAATCTCCCGTCGACCGGCGTGAATTTTCCCATTTTTGAAGCCGTGAAGGGTTATCTTGTTGAGCGGCGACGAAAAAGTCTTGGTTACAATACTGTTACCAGTGGCCCGGGCACTACACGAGGAGATAGAGATATACGAGAAGAGCCGGTCTTCGAGCGCGCGGTTTTGACAGGGGTTGCGGCGAGTATATCAGGGAGTATAGCCTCTGTTGTGACCACGCCGATTGATGTTGTTAAGACACGGATGATGCTTGCTGCTACTAGTGATTCTTCGTCTGGGGTTTCTACTGCGACAGAAGTTTCTAGGAAGGAAGGGAACAGTATTTGGGCTGTTGGGAGGCGGATATTTAGGAAAGAAGGGGTAAGGGGTCTTTTTCGGGGAGGCGCAATTCGCGTGGTTTGGACGGCCATCTCATTCTGTATTTATTTGAGTATGTATGAGGGAGGGAGGTTTtatttggagaagaggagggctAGACGGGCTGAATTAGATAACTCATAAATAGTGTAGATTGGATATCAGATGAATTTAATAGAATTTGTTTCCGTATAGTGGAGGTTAGGGGTTCGTTATACAAAAAAGGTATCAGTAAACCAACAGCAAAAGATCAAACCAAAAGGtcgataataataataataacaataacAATAATCGCCAGGCCAAAAACAATAATCCATGTCCGTAACGTATCATT
This region of Aspergillus puulaauensis MK2 DNA, chromosome 5, nearly complete sequence genomic DNA includes:
- a CDS encoding putative mitochondrial carrier protein (COG:C;~EggNog:ENOG410PHX0;~InterPro:IPR018108,IPR023395;~PFAM:PF00153;~TransMembrane:2 (o6-26i302-324o)) produces the protein MQNSALDIWISGAVAVVTVDFLVYPFDTLKTRIQSPNYNTVYKDATTNTVRKNVLFRGLYQGVFSVVLSTIPASGAFFTTYENVKATLNETKSKSNSATLQATPAPIINAVSSSAGEMVSCLLLTPAEVIKQNAQVIHNTPGGKGKGKAHPGNVTLQVLSRFRQHPWKLWSGYSALVGRNLPSTGVNFPIFEAVKGYLVERRRKSLGYNTVTSGPGTTRGDRDIREEPVFERAVLTGVAASISGSIASVVTTPIDVVKTRMMLAATSDSSSGVSTATEVSRKEGNSIWAVGRRIFRKEGVRGLFRGGAIRVVWTAISFCIYLSMYEGGRFYLEKRRARRAELDNS